One region of Cyanobium sp. M30B3 genomic DNA includes:
- a CDS encoding glycosyltransferase, with translation MLFTTYSEYLAPLWAWRLRRWALTGVRFAAVVHDPVRDFVVGPPWWHRLSIAQGYSFLDVAFVHAPIQLDTASPQPQLRTQLIPHGPFRYPAPTSGSAELRRRLAVPSRATLLLSFGHIRNNKNLQLILQAMAELPEIWLLVAGPEATAGQRPSAHYRQLAEQFGVANRCRWQIGYQSPEQVADHFTASDAVLLTYSGQFRSASGVLHLAAHYRKPMIASAGASALLDTVRSFDLGVVVQADDATALAHGIQHWLSHPPAPDWQGYEGANSWERNAELVAQALGLESEPQITYP, from the coding sequence GTGCTGTTCACTACCTACAGCGAATATCTGGCCCCCCTATGGGCCTGGCGGCTGCGCCGCTGGGCCCTTACAGGGGTGCGCTTTGCGGCTGTGGTGCACGATCCCGTGCGTGATTTCGTGGTGGGCCCTCCCTGGTGGCACCGCCTCTCGATTGCCCAGGGGTACAGCTTTCTCGATGTGGCATTCGTCCACGCACCCATCCAGCTCGACACCGCCTCTCCCCAGCCCCAGCTGCGCACCCAGCTGATCCCCCATGGGCCCTTCCGTTACCCAGCCCCGACCAGCGGTTCTGCAGAGCTGCGGCGCCGGCTGGCAGTCCCTTCGCGGGCCACGCTGCTGCTGAGCTTCGGCCACATCCGCAACAACAAAAACCTGCAGCTGATCCTCCAGGCGATGGCCGAACTGCCCGAGATCTGGTTGCTGGTGGCAGGGCCTGAGGCCACCGCCGGCCAGCGGCCATCCGCCCACTACCGGCAGCTGGCCGAGCAGTTCGGGGTGGCGAACCGCTGCCGCTGGCAGATCGGCTATCAGAGCCCTGAGCAGGTGGCGGATCACTTCACCGCCAGCGATGCGGTGCTGCTCACCTATTCGGGCCAGTTCCGATCCGCCAGCGGCGTGCTCCACCTGGCCGCCCACTACCGCAAACCGATGATCGCCTCAGCTGGGGCCAGTGCCCTGCTCGATACCGTGCGCTCCTTTGATCTCGGCGTTGTGGTGCAAGCCGACGACGCCACGGCTCTGGCACACGGCATCCAGCACTGGCTCAGCCATCCCCCGGCACCGGATTGGCAGGGCTACGAGGGCGCCAACAGCTGGGAGCGCAATGCCGAGCTTGTGGCCCAGGCGCTGGGTCTCGAATCTGAGCCTCAAATTACTTACCCATGA
- a CDS encoding acyltransferase yields MTRIRLIAGSWISWFYNELITHLPSRRLRLMVLRPWLKSLGRGSGVQMHCRFLHGPGVLLGERCVINHGCLLDGRRFSICVGADVSIGPEAAILTLGHDPRSAEFSDRGGSVTIGDHAWIGYRAIVLPGVSIGEGAVVGAGAVVSRDVPPFTIVAGNPARPIGSRTRDLRYKLRFSPFLL; encoded by the coding sequence ATGACCCGTATTCGCCTGATTGCGGGCTCCTGGATCAGCTGGTTCTACAACGAACTGATCACCCATCTGCCATCAAGGCGGCTCAGGCTGATGGTGCTCAGACCCTGGCTGAAATCCCTGGGTCGTGGCAGTGGGGTTCAGATGCACTGCCGCTTTCTGCATGGCCCAGGCGTGCTATTGGGTGAACGCTGCGTGATCAACCATGGTTGCCTGCTTGATGGCAGGCGTTTTTCAATCTGCGTCGGCGCCGATGTGAGCATCGGCCCGGAAGCCGCCATTCTCACCCTCGGGCACGACCCTCGCTCTGCTGAATTCTCCGATCGCGGTGGCTCAGTCACCATTGGCGACCACGCCTGGATTGGATACCGGGCAATTGTGCTGCCAGGCGTCTCGATCGGGGAGGGAGCCGTCGTTGGCGCTGGGGCTGTAGTGAGTCGGGATGTTCCCCCTTTCACGATCGTCGCCGGAAATCCCGCTCGCCCGATCGGCTCTCGCACAAGAGATCTTCGCTACAAGCTTAGATTCAGCCCATTTCTTCTTTAA